A part of Denitratisoma oestradiolicum genomic DNA contains:
- a CDS encoding enoyl-CoA hydratase/isomerase family protein, which translates to MNPDILCERDGDIATVTLFNPDKLNAVNGAMWRRLKVVMDELDGDECLRCVVLRGEGGTFAAGGDLEEFLTQRDTFERAQVYHGEWVAGALDSIVDCRHPSVALIEGVCIGGGLEIASCCDLRIAGAGARFGAPIMKLGFTMAHSELVGLVALAGPAVALEILLEGRILGAVEAYEKGLLTRVVADAEVAEEAYATARRIAAGAPMVARAHKKLVRRLMAQARALTESEVRDNFAFLDSTDYQEGLAAFLAKRKPQFQGH; encoded by the coding sequence GCGATGGCGACATCGCCACGGTGACCCTGTTCAATCCGGACAAGCTCAATGCGGTCAATGGCGCCATGTGGCGCCGGCTCAAGGTGGTGATGGATGAGCTGGATGGCGACGAGTGCCTGCGCTGCGTGGTGTTGCGGGGCGAGGGTGGAACCTTCGCCGCCGGTGGCGACCTGGAGGAGTTCCTGACCCAGCGCGATACCTTCGAGCGGGCCCAGGTCTATCACGGCGAGTGGGTGGCCGGCGCTCTCGATTCCATCGTGGATTGCCGTCACCCCAGTGTGGCCCTGATCGAGGGGGTCTGCATCGGCGGCGGACTGGAAATCGCCAGTTGCTGCGATCTGCGCATCGCCGGCGCCGGAGCGCGCTTCGGCGCGCCGATCATGAAGCTGGGCTTCACCATGGCCCATTCCGAGCTGGTGGGGCTGGTTGCTCTGGCCGGCCCCGCCGTGGCCCTGGAAATCCTGCTGGAGGGACGCATCCTGGGTGCCGTCGAAGCCTATGAAAAGGGATTGCTGACCCGGGTGGTGGCCGATGCCGAGGTGGCTGAAGAGGCCTATGCTACGGCCCGGCGCATTGCTGCAGGCGCTCCCATGGTGGCACGGGCCCACAAGAAGCTGGTGCGGCGCCTGATGGCCCAGGCACGGGCTTTGACGGAGTCGGAGGTTCGGGACAATTTTGCTTTCCTCGACAGTACCGACTACCAGGAAGGGCTGGCCGCCTTTCTGGCCAAGCGCAAGCCTCAATTCCAGGGACATTGA